TAATGATATCTTGTAATGATTTTGTTTGATTATTTACTAAGATGCTTACAAGTTCTCTTTGTGTTGTGTTTTACTTCTGCATATTTTAAAATCTCTGATTTCGTTTTATGgtacataaaatattttttaaattgtctATTTAGGGATAGGTCTTTTCACCCTCCACTTTCTAGACCTATTTGtgtccatattctcacccaacatTTGGTATTAGAATAGGGCTTTTGATCATAATCTTTCGACTCTAAAAGTTGAAGATAAGGTTCCTTTCGATCTTATACGAGTTTTTGTATTTGTTTGGAAGCTTATGCAATTTAATGAATTCCATCAAAGTAATTTGATTTCTTAATGTATGATCATTCATTCCATGCATTACATAGATTATCTTAAAGTAAAAGATTTTACTAGTATATTCTTCAATTATCAATTGTATTTTACATATTCTCTAAGTTTTGATTCATCCAGGATTTAACTAACAAGAGTTTGTGATATGTGCAGTGTAACCGAAAACCTGACACTACGTCTTAAAGTTTGTTTTTGAATAATAGTACTTAAAGATGGAAATGCATTCATATTTCAACATGCTGGAAGTTTTTGAGAGATTAAAGAAAGAAGCAAAAATCATTTTTTAGTGACCTACTGTTCCAAGGTTATTGTGAAAACAAGGTGAAGGCAGTTTGTGAAATTTTGCAATGTTATATGAGTTCACAACAATATTACTAAAGATTCAAGGGTTACATTGTTTCCCTTAAAGTGTCAATAATCGTCAAAGAGTTGAATAagtattctgagaatgataagaTGTGGCGATCAAAGATAATTAGAATATCCATTGTATAAGTTCATTTGAAGCCTTATGAAGGAGAGTCTGATAGTGTTCTTCAGACGTGCAAGAGAACTTGTATCCAATTCGTTTATGATTGATCATACTTTATCTTATGTTATTCCTATTGTTGATTACAAATCTTTTTTCTTGTGCAGTAAGTTGGGCCTAGATCGTCGAAATTGGTATGATCGTTGCAACCCTCCTTTATTCTTTTTGCTGTATAcatgtttgtaattatttttctttttcatagaTGTATTGTTTGTTTGAAGTGTGTGTGCTATGTTTGTGCATTTCATGTTTTAGTGTTTAGCGAGTAAACTACTTGGTAGAATTTATTGTGTAATCGTTGCTTCATTTatgagttgtaattataaataagAGAGATTATTCTCTTATATTCTAATATAATGATATAAAAGTTGCAAGTAGAACTTGAGATAAATGCTTGGGATAAGAAGATTGTGGGATAATTTTGTTGTAAAAGCTATGTGAGGTGGAAATCCCAAGGGTTAATACTTGGAAACTGTGTGTAGGTCTCGTGGTTTTGGATCGAACAAAGATATAATCTAGTGTGTTATTTATAATGTCTTATCTCTTTATTTTTCTGTCTTTATTTAATTGTCTTTCTATTCATCTTCTACACATCCTctaaaaataaacattaaaattgatttattttttaaagtcACAACTTGCATGGAAGACTATTGGATACAGGTGTGAGTGGTTAAGTCTCGATCATGTGTTGGGGGGATACAGGTGTGAGTAGGGGGAACAAGTATTATTAGATTCTAGTTCAACTTGGTGGGGGAGCGGGAGGTCGATCATGTGATGGATCTTATTATAGGATATGCGAAATCACACTTGCATGGGAGACTATTGGATACAGGTGTGAGTGGTTAAGTCTCGCATAGCCTATAAAAAAGTAgtatatttgatttatatgaGAGGTGACACATATATCTAATGCCCCAATGTTTTGCATGGAGATCTGGAGTCTCCCACTTTTATGATCTTGAAGCATTAGATTCGTAGTTGCTCCCACTTTCTCTGAACTCCCCAAAACAAAAGATTACAAATTATTAAGAACCATTAAACTAAATACAATTGTAGATTTTCACCACCACTAATTAGGtgccaaaattatttatttagacAAATTTATAGAGGAACTATTAATTATCATTTATCCTAAAGTTCAAAACTATGTTACAGGGCAAACAAATACTATAATATATGTTGTGCGCATATGAgtattaaacaatcaaattttcCATTTATCAACTTTAAATTAGATAAACTTAGATTTTAAAAAAGGAATTAGATACATAAattagattatatatatatatatatatatatatatatatatatatatatatatatatatatatatatatatatatatatcccttctCATAAATCAATTGATCCCACATGATGAGTTTGGGGCATAACTTCCacacaaaaataagaaaattccttggttttattaaaaaaaaaatgaggcAATGATGTTTCAGACaaaaaatgataaatgaaaaaaaaaattgaaagtaagATGTCatgttttcattttaattttttaccttttactattttttttgtgCTTGCTATTTACAGCATGTATGAGTATAAATTTCTCAATGGCAACCGAGAAAAGCAATGTTGTTTTCTTTTATTGACAACATAGAAAGGCTAtttcaaaaatacaacaaaaacatcaatgtTTTGTGATAGATTGCAATGGcaagaaaaaaaaatttgttaaagATATAAGAACACAGAACATAGAAGATTTTTTCTGTCTTGCAATTCATCCCAATGATACGTACGAGTTTGGGGCAGCTACATATAAGTTAAATTTAGGATAAAATTTGTTTGACGAGTACTTTCATAAAAAGTATGATTATTTAATTCTCGATTATTATGGAAATCAAAGAAATAGATCATTTAGTTTACAAATACAAAAGAATGACATTCAAAgcatgttttgaatttttttttattataatcagAAACTAAGGAAATTATatgatgtttttgttttaaaaaaattaaaatatgacaCGCCTTGACATTATATATTAGTTGTTTTTTGGTTGGAATAAAATATTTATCatgtaatatattatttatagtagtgtaGGATAGTAGCATAAAGTAACCATGACATTATTAAGTCATATTTTTTGTTGAAGCCACTTTTTTGGATTAAAAGTGATGCAGAAAAAACTCATCATGTTCTATGGGGTAAATTGATTtcctataatttttatattgcttTCTTGCACAAGGAAGTCCTTAACACTACTTACAAGTACAAGTACTAACGGAGAACTAATTATTTTTGATAAATATGTgacatataattttatattttatttgattcaataacattttcaatttatataatttttcatatgaaatattacataaaatttaatttaaaatatgtcTGCCACTTGACACATTGTCATCTTATTATATCTATTTTCTTTCCGTATAATTTATATCTGTCTACACGGGTAATTagtattttttaattgtttgagTATGTTAAATATCAAGCTTCTGAGTATATTATATAGGAAAAACCTTATGTAGAGTCAATCTGACAGTAATAATCATAAGCTAACTAACTCTAACAACAATTTAACAAACTTATCTAACAAACTAATAACCATAGAGATGAATCAAGAGGTAGTTGTGAGCTGCTATATTGATCTTCATTTTTCCCATCAAATGTTGGTAAAGAAAGTTTAATATTTTCATTTGCAGTTTCatggtaaaaaaaaaacatacatatAAGGAACACCTTGTTTTAGAATATGCAATGACAGAAATTGAAAACAAATGATGACATCAAAAGAACAAATGTTATAAATTGCATGTCTCAACTTTGCTGTTTTGATTGTAGCTGTGTGATATCTTGAATAAGCAAAGCCATATTAATATAAGAAGATCCACCTTTTTCAACAGCTTTCTTAGCAATCTCACTTAATTCACTTACCCTTTCTCTTCTCACTTTACTCTCTTGATCTCCCTCATTCATTACCCTACATATTGCCTCCTTGATATCTTCCTTCTTCACCACAACCCCTATCTTCTCTTCCTCACCAAACTGCATTACAACCTTAACACCAAGACTCACTCCAATCTTCAAAACTTGATTAACAAGCTTCTCATTCAAAAATTGGTCACCAAATAATGGCCAAGTTACCATTGGAACACCAAAACTTATCCCTTCAAGTATTGAATTCCAACCACAATGTGTTAAGAATCCACCAATTGAAGGATGAGATAATATCACCACTTGTGGGGCCCACCCTCTAATTATGAGGCCTCTCCCTTTGTTCCTTTCCTCAAACTTCTCATCTCTAATCCACTTTTCTAACTCATCAGTTTTATTAATTCCATCCCTAATAACCCAAATAAATGGTATTGATGTTTCTTCCAATCCCAAAGCCAATTCAATAAGTTGTGAAGAAGCTAAGTTGCATAAACttccaagacaaacataaacaacagATTTTGGTTTATGCAAATCTAGAAACTTTAAACAATTATCTTCACTTATTGAAGCTATGTTACCTCTTTCAGCCTTATCCAAACCCTCTTTGTTGCATAGTGAAACAGGACCAACACACCAAACCTTatcatttctttcctttttataaCCATTAACGTATTCTTTCTCTAGTTCTTCAAAAGTGTTTATGATTTCCCCATATGATTTCATTTCAGcttcattcatttttttaacaaactcaTTAAGGTGTTGTTCTTCCTCAATAGCTACTGGTATTTGCTCTTTGGTGACTTGAATTTTGTCAGGTATGCCAGGAACAGTGAAATACTCAGAATCAGAATTTAAGCTTTTAAGAATCTTTGAAGAGTGTACCTTGACAGTGCAATGGAGACAGAAGCAAGAGAAGCCATGGAATGAAATCTTTGGG
The Vicia villosa cultivar HV-30 ecotype Madison, WI linkage group LG6, Vvil1.0, whole genome shotgun sequence genome window above contains:
- the LOC131612538 gene encoding UDP-glycosyltransferase 1-like, with product MVLEENMNVPHFVLFPFIAQGHIIPMIDIAKLLAQHGAIVTIFTTPKNASRFSSVLSRAVSSGLQINLVTLNFPSKQAGLPDGCENLDMVDISKDMLYNLFHAVSLLHKPAEEVFDKLSPKPNCIISDFCIPWTSQVAEKHQIPKISFHGFSCFCLHCTVKVHSSKILKSLNSDSEYFTVPGIPDKIQVTKEQIPVAIEEEQHLNEFVKKMNEAEMKSYGEIINTFEELEKEYVNGYKKERNDKVWCVGPVSLCNKEGLDKAERGNIASISEDNCLKFLDLHKPKSVVYVCLGSLCNLASSQLIELALGLEETSIPFIWVIRDGINKTDELEKWIRDEKFEERNKGRGLIIRGWAPQVVILSHPSIGGFLTHCGWNSILEGISFGVPMVTWPLFGDQFLNEKLVNQVLKIGVSLGVKVVMQFGEEEKIGVVVKKEDIKEAICRVMNEGDQESKVRRERVSELSEIAKKAVEKGGSSYINMALLIQDITQLQSKQQS